The following coding sequences lie in one Lolium perenne isolate Kyuss_39 chromosome 2, Kyuss_2.0, whole genome shotgun sequence genomic window:
- the LOC127334222 gene encoding UDP-glycosyltransferase 85A5, translating to MGSMAPPGERPHAVMIPYPAQGHITPMLQLAKLLHARGFHVTFVNNEFNHRRLVRSQGADTLAGVPAFRFAAIDDGLPPSDPDATQDVPALCYSTMTTSLPRFKELVAKLNEEAEASGGALPPVTCVVADSTMTFALRAARELGLRCATLWTASACGFLCYYHFKDLRDRGIIPLKDEAQLSNGYLDDTTVDWIPVVPKDLRLRDLPSFVRTTDPDDIMFNFFIHETAGMSQASGVVINTFDELDAPLLDAMSRLLPTVYTAGPLHLTVRNNVPEESPAAALASSLWKEQHAPLRWLDGRAPRSVVYVNFGSITVMSNEQLLEFAWGLANTGYAFLWNVRPDLVKGGEEAALPPEFSAETEGRSMLSTWCPQAKVLEHEAVGVFLTHSGWNSALESISGGVPMVCWPFFAEQQTNCRYKCTEWGVGMEIGDDVRRAQVEGMIREVMEGEKGREMRRRVTELRDCAVASAGRDGRSMRNVDRLINEVLLA from the exons ATGGGGTCGATGGCGCCGCCGGGAGAGAGGCCGCACGCCGTGATGATCCCGTACCCGGCGCAGGGCCACATCACGCCGATGCTGCAGCTGGCCAAGCTGCTCCATGCCAGGGGCTTCCACGTCACCTTCGTCAACAACGAGTTCAACCACCGGCGCCTGGTGCGCTCGCAGGGCGCGGACACGCTGGCGGGCGTGCCGGCGTTCCGGTTCGCTGCCATCGACGACGGCCTCCCGCCGTCCGACCCCGACGCCACGCAGGACGTCCCCGCGCTCTGCTACTCCACCATGACCACCTCCCTCCCCAGGTTCAAGGAGCTCGTCGCCAAGCTCAACGAGGAGGCGGAGGCATCCGGCGGAGCGCTGCCGCCcgtcacatgcgtggtggccgacAGCACCATGACCTTCGCCCTCCGCGCAGCGCGGGAGCTCGGCCTTCGTTGCGCCACGCTCTGGACCGCCAGCGCCTGTGGCTTCCTGTGCTACTACCACTTCAAGGATCTACGCGACCGTGGGATCATCCCTCTCAAAG ACGAGGCGCAGCTGAGCAATGGATATCTGGACGACACGACCGTCGACTGGATACCGGTGGTGCCCAAGGACCTGCGGCTGCGCGACCTCCCGAGCTTCGTGCGCACCACGGACCCGGACGACATCATGTTCAACTTCTTCATCCACGAGACGGCCGGCATGTCGCAAGCGTCGGGGGTGGTCATCAACACCTTCGACGAGCTCGACGCGCCGCTGCTCGACGCCATGTCCAGGCTCCTACCGACCGTCTACACCGCGGGGCCGCTCCACCTCACCGTCCGCAACAACGTGCCGGAGGAGAGCCCGGCCGCCGCGCTCGCCTCCAGCCTGTGGAAGGAGCAGCACGCGCCGCTCCGGTGGCTCGACGGCCGGGCGCCTCGATCCGTGGTGTACGTCAACTTCGGGAGCATCACGGTGATGTCAAACGAGCAGCTGTTGGAGTTCGCGTGGGGGCTGGCCAACACCGGCTACGCCTTCCTGTGGAACGTTCGACCTGACCTCGTCAAGGGCGGCGAGGAGGCCGCGCTGCCGCCGGAGTTCTCGGCGGAGACGGAGGGGCGGAGCATGCTGTCGACCTGGTGCCCGCAGGCCAAGGTGCTGGAGCACGAGGCCGTGGGGGTGTTCCTCACGCACTCCGGGTGGAACTCCGCGCTGGAGAGCATCAGCGGCGGCGTGCCCATGGTCTGCTGGCCCTTCTTCGCGGAACAGCAGACCAACTGCCGGTACAAGTGCACCGAGTGGGGCGTCGGGATGGAGATCGGCGACGACGTGAGGAGAGCGCAGGTGGAGGGGATGATACGGGAGGTCATGGAGGGGGAGAAGGGGCGAGAGATGCGCCGCCGCGTGACGGAGCTCCGGGACTGCGCGGTGGCCTCCGCGGGGCGTGACGGGCGGTCCATGCGCAACGTTGATAGGCTCATCAACGAGGTGTTGCTGGCTTAG
- the LOC127334224 gene encoding uncharacterized protein: protein MALSSVFRRVNVKELISNVPVYTSTTEASGGLSLVFRRWATKKTAGSTKNGRDSNPKYLGVKKFGGEKVEPGNIIVRQRGTRFHPGNYVGMGKDHTLFSLKEGHVRFERNKLTGRKWIHVEPVAGHTLHPAYATEADMEQL, encoded by the exons ATGGCTCTCTCATCAGTTTTCAGGAGAGTAAATGTCAAAGAACTGATCTCAAATGTTCCGGTGTACACTAGCACAACAG AGGCATCTGGAGGACTGAGCTTGGTGTTTAGGCGTTGGGCCACGAAAAAGACTGCTGGATCAACAAAAAATGGCCGCGACTCTAACCCCAAATATTTGGGTGTTAAGAAATTTGGGGGAGAG AAAGTGGAACCAGGAAACATCATCGTACGCCAAAGAGGAACCCGCTTCCATCCTGGAAACTATGTTGGCATGGGGAAGGATCACACTCTCTTCTCTCTGAAAGAAGGCCATGTGCGGTTCGAGAGGAATAAGCTGACTGGCAGGAAATGGATTCATGTCGAACCTGTAGCTGGTCACACTCTCCACCCTGCCTACGCCACTGAAGCTGATATGGAGCAACTATAG
- the LOC127334223 gene encoding 7-deoxyloganetin glucosyltransferase encodes MGSLPPAKRPHAVMIPYPAQGHVTPMLQLAKLLHARGFHVTFVNNEFNHRRLLRSQGADTLHGVPGFRFATFADGLPPSNPDATQDIPALCYAIMNTFLPRFRELVAKLDEEAETSSGALPPVTCAVADSLMTFALRAARELDLRCATLWTGSACGFMTYHHYKDLRDRGIFPLKDEAQLSNGYLDDTTIDWIPALPKDMRLRDMPSFVRTTDPDDVMFNFFVHELAAMSQASGVIINTFDELDAPLLDAMSKLLPPIYTAGPLYLTARNNVPEKSPAAALGSSLWKEQDGLLEWLDRHPPRSVVYVNFGSITVMSNEQLLEFAWGLANTGYAFLWNVRPDLVKGDTAAIPPEFSAETEGRSMLSTWCPQANVLEHEAVGAFLTHSGWNSSLESISSGVPMVCWPFFADQQTNCRYKCTEWGVGMEIADDVKRAEVEAMIREVMEGEKGGEMRRRVTELRDSAVASARRDGRSMRNVDRLINEVLLA; translated from the exons ATGGGGTCGCTGCCGCCGGCCAAGAGGCCGCACGCCGTGATGATCCCGTACCCGGCGCAGGGGCACGTCACGCCGATGCTGCAGCTGGCCAAGCTGCTCCACGCCAGGGGCTTCCACGTGACCTTCGTCAACAACGAGTTCAACCACCGCCGCCTGCTGCGCTCGCAGGGCGCGGACACGCTCCACGGCGTGCCCGGGTTCCGGTTCGCCACTTTCGCCGACGGCCTCCCGCCGTCCAATCCGGACGCCACGCAGGACATCCCTGCGCTCTGCTACGCCATCATGAATACCTTCCTCCCCAGGTTCAGGGAGCTCGTCGCGAAGCTCGACGAGGAGGCCGAGACCTCCAGTGGCGCGCTGCCGCCGGTCACCTGCGCGGTGGCCGATAGCCTTATGACCTTCGCCCTCCGAGCCGCGCGGGAGCTCGACCTCCGCTGCGCCACGCTCTGGACCGGCAGCGCCTGTGGATTCATGACCTACCACCACTATAAGGATCTGCGCGACCGTGGGATCTTCCCTCTCAAAG ACGAGGCGCAGTTGAGCAATGGATACTTGGACGACACGACCATCGACTGGATACCAGCGTTGCCCAAGGACATGCGGCTGCGCGACATGCCGAGCTTCGTGCGAACCACAGACCCCGACGACGTCATGTTCAACTTCTTCGTCCACGAGTTGGCCGCCATGTCGCAGGCGTCGGGGGTGATCATCAACACCTTCGACGAGCTCGACGCGCCGCTGCTCGACGCCATGTCCAAGCTCCTGCCGCCTATCTACACCGCGGGGCCGCTCTACCTAACTGCGCGCAACAACGTGCCTGAGAAGAGCCCAGCCGCCGCCCTTGGCTCCAGCCTGTGGAAGGAGCAGGACGGCCTGCTCGAGTGGCTCGACCGCCACCCTCCCCGCTCGGTGGTGTACGTCAACTTCGGGAGCATTACGGTGATGTCGAACGAGCAGCTGCTGGAGTTCGCGTGGGGCCTGGCCAACACCGGCTACGCCTTCCTGTGGAACGTGCGGCCCGACCTCGTCAAGGGCGACACGGCCGCGATCCCTCCGGAGTTCTCGGCGGAGACGGAGGGGCGGAGCATGCTGTCGACGTGGTGCCCGCAGGCCAACGTGCTGGAGCACGAGGCCGTGGGAGCGTTCCTCACGCACTCCGGGTGGAACTCGTCGCTGGAGAGCATCAGCTCCGGCGTGCCGATGGTGTGCTGGCCATTCTTCGCGGACCAGCAGACCAACTGCCGGTACAAGTGCACGGAGTGGGGCGTCGGAATGGAGATCGCGGACGACGTGAAAAGGGCCGAGGTGGAGGCCATGATACGGGAGGTCATGGAGGGGGAGAAGGGAGGGGAGATGCGGCGCCGCGTGACGGAGCTCCGGGACAGCGCAGTGGCCTCAGCGCGGCGTGATGGACGGTCCATGCGCAATGTTGATAGGCTCATCAACGAGGTGCTGCTGGCTTGA